One Solanum pennellii chromosome 10, SPENNV200 genomic region harbors:
- the LOC107002007 gene encoding uncharacterized protein LOC107002007, whose product MSQSVEEQSSGSVSGRRCAICFATRPFILHLLFYRGLQQHLCTSCVLDSHPGSFCPTCFDVFLHNSPPPHLLALCKKCPSISHLSCVPDVAFASNDYLCPPCSNPNFTFFCVTPNRANNAIEINLHLAKQLVAAATIATESIHNAAAMARYNAEIRVKEALVAKAEAAEVLKRFNNLLNNHGHRFGNDAGGSKIHEEEGCSSRFPNADDDTFVD is encoded by the coding sequence ATGTCGCAGTCGGTGGAAGAGCAGTCATCTGGCAGTGTTTCTGGCCGCCGATGCGCAATATGTTTCGCCACTCGCCCCTTCATCCTCCACCTTCTCTTCTACAGAGGTCTCCAACAGCATCTTTGCACCTCCTGTGTACTAGACTCCCACCCTGGTTCTTTCTGTCCCACCTGTTTCGATGTCTTCCTTCACAACTCTCCTCCCCCTCATCTCCTTGCCCTATGCAAAAAATGCCCCTCTATCTCACACCTCTCTTGCGTCCCTGATGTTGCTTTCGCCTCCAATGATTACTTGTGCCCTCCTTGTTCTAACCCTAATTTCACTTTCTTCTGTGTTACTCCCAATCGTGCTAATAATGCCATTGAAATTAACCTCCATTTGGCTAAACAGTTGGTTGCCGCTGCTACAATTGCTACTGAGTCGATCCACAATGCTGCCGCTATGGCAAGGTATAATGCAGAGATTAGGGTCAAGGAAGCTTTGGTAGCTAAGGCTGAAGCTGCTGAAGTTTTGAAAAGGTTCAATAATCTTTTGAACAACCATGGTCATCGGTTTGGTAATGATGCGGGGGGGAGCAAGAtacatgaagaagaaggatgcTCCTCTCGATTTCCAAATGCAGATGATGATACCTTTGTTGATTAG
- the LOC107032651 gene encoding uncharacterized protein LOC107032651, with the protein MGDVKDQIDGAEYSMPSFKQEEGVVKIKYGGIIPKKPPLIFEDHVCAYFDSADWDLGKQGIEKPKGPLKALRPKFLTTQQQSRYHKSPCAPSEVEGVFLSVLPIQFGP; encoded by the exons ATGGGGGATGTCAAAGACCAAATAGATGGAGCAGAATATTCAATGCCATCTTTCAAACAGGAA gAGGGAGttgttaaaattaaatatggagGAATCATTCCAAAGAAACCACCTTTAATCTTTGAG GATCATGTGTGTGCTTATTTTGATTCTGCTGATTGGGATCTTGGAA AACAAGGCATAGAGAAGCCCAAAGGGCCACTTAAGGCACTTCGGCCAAAGTTTCTG ACAACACAACAACAATCGAGATACCACAAGTCTCCTTGTGCTCCATCTGAGGTTGAAGGTGTTTTTCTTTCTGTTCTACCCATTCAGTTTGGTCCTTGA